A portion of the Granulosicoccus antarcticus IMCC3135 genome contains these proteins:
- a CDS encoding flagellar basal body L-ring protein FlgH, with product MHLPTLHAGTLLWLLPVLSMSACSLTPEKGPDFTPAEPQVIIHDDNPDGAIYQVSTNRFFFEDIRARRVGDVINVILDERTDATKTASTNAAKGSSLGIPSPTLFGGAIKIGGREIFSNEISSSTDFAGSADSSQSNRLSGSVAVVVDKVLSNGNLWIRGEKRLTLNQGSEVVQVTGLIRSVDITPDNTIQSTQIADASITYGGKGHLADSNRAGWLMRIFSSPFWPF from the coding sequence ATGCACTTACCCACTCTGCATGCCGGCACCCTGCTCTGGTTATTACCTGTACTCAGCATGTCCGCCTGCTCTCTGACCCCTGAGAAGGGGCCAGATTTCACACCTGCCGAGCCGCAGGTCATCATTCACGATGATAACCCTGATGGCGCGATCTATCAGGTCTCTACCAATCGGTTCTTCTTTGAGGACATCCGCGCTCGGCGGGTGGGCGATGTTATCAACGTAATTCTGGATGAGCGCACTGACGCGACCAAGACTGCCAGCACTAATGCAGCCAAAGGTAGTTCACTGGGTATTCCCAGCCCCACTCTTTTTGGTGGAGCTATCAAGATTGGGGGTCGGGAAATATTCTCGAACGAAATATCATCCAGCACGGATTTCGCCGGCAGTGCTGATAGCAGCCAGAGTAATCGTCTGAGTGGCAGCGTTGCAGTTGTCGTAGACAAGGTACTGTCGAACGGAAATCTGTGGATACGCGGTGAAAAACGACTGACCCTGAATCAGGGCAGCGAAGTCGTTCAGGTCACAGGGCTCATCCGCTCAGTGGATATCACTCCGGACAACACCATTCAGTCGACTCAGATCGCCGATGCAAGCATTACCTATGGAGGCAAGGGTCACCTGGCAGACAGTAACCGTGCTGGCTGGCTGATGCGAATATTCTCCAGCCCTTTCTGGCCATTCTAG
- the flgG gene encoding flagellar basal-body rod protein FlgG, whose translation MNGALWTAKTGLDAQQTRMQVISNNLANSNTTGFKRDRAVFQDLLYQTVRQPGAQSSQNTQLPSGLSTGTGVRVVSTEKLHSQGNLSQTEDPLDLAIQGRGYFEVLTPDGTLAYSRDGSFQIDSAGQMVTATGYTLQPGITIPQNATGITIGQDGTVTATLAGTTAPSQLGVIGLTDFINPAGMQAKGGNLYQETAASGAPLQGTAGLDGLGSLIQGSVETSNVNIVEELVSMIETQRAYEISSKAISTTDGMLQYINNNM comes from the coding sequence ATGAACGGAGCACTTTGGACCGCCAAGACAGGCCTCGATGCGCAGCAGACACGCATGCAGGTCATATCCAACAACCTGGCCAACAGTAACACTACTGGATTCAAGCGGGACCGTGCCGTCTTTCAGGATCTGCTCTATCAGACCGTCAGACAACCTGGTGCACAATCCTCTCAGAACACACAGCTGCCTTCAGGCCTGAGCACAGGCACCGGTGTCCGGGTTGTCAGTACCGAGAAGCTGCACTCGCAAGGTAACCTGTCGCAAACTGAAGACCCGTTGGATCTGGCCATTCAGGGCCGCGGATATTTCGAAGTATTGACACCCGATGGCACTCTTGCTTATTCGCGGGATGGATCTTTTCAAATAGACTCTGCGGGCCAGATGGTCACTGCCACCGGTTATACCCTGCAACCGGGCATTACCATTCCACAAAACGCTACAGGTATCACCATTGGTCAGGACGGAACAGTCACCGCGACCTTGGCAGGCACCACTGCCCCCTCGCAACTGGGCGTCATTGGCCTGACAGATTTCATCAACCCGGCCGGCATGCAGGCCAAAGGCGGAAACCTATATCAGGAGACTGCCGCCAGTGGTGCACCACTTCAGGGTACCGCTGGACTTGATGGCTTGGGCAGTCTGATTCAAGGCTCGGTAGAGACTTCCAACGTCAATATCGTCGAAGAATTGGTCAGTATGATCGAGACCCAGCGAGCCTACGAAATCAGTTCCAAGGCGATCTCCACCACGGACGGTATGTTGCAATATATCAACAACAACATGTAG
- the flgF gene encoding flagellar basal-body rod protein FlgF — protein sequence MDKMMYVAMSGARQVMLKQASNSHNLANLNTNGFKADIDSFKALPVYGPGQPGRVYGENLRSGVDLSPGQLISTGVPLDVALDGDGFIAVQDIDGTEAYTRNGSMRVTEQGLLVTSSGDPVLGEGGPITLSPYNNLHIGSDGTVTIRPLGQTGGELAVIDRIKLVKPDQGEIKRNERGLFTTPNDEEPADASVTLATESLETSNVNSVEALVTMIELSRQYETQVKMMTTAKENDVSAAQLLKIS from the coding sequence ATGGATAAGATGATGTATGTGGCGATGTCTGGTGCTAGGCAGGTGATGCTCAAGCAAGCCAGCAATAGCCATAATCTCGCCAACCTGAATACCAACGGATTCAAGGCCGATATCGACAGCTTCAAGGCACTGCCCGTCTATGGGCCAGGCCAACCGGGGCGTGTCTATGGCGAGAATCTTCGCTCAGGTGTCGACCTTTCACCTGGGCAACTCATCAGCACAGGGGTGCCGCTGGATGTGGCTCTGGACGGCGATGGTTTCATTGCTGTCCAGGATATAGATGGCACGGAAGCCTATACCCGAAACGGAAGTATGCGTGTGACCGAGCAGGGTTTGCTGGTCACCTCCAGCGGAGACCCTGTACTGGGGGAAGGCGGCCCCATCACACTATCACCCTATAACAATCTCCACATTGGCAGTGATGGTACGGTCACTATTCGACCGCTTGGCCAAACTGGTGGCGAACTTGCAGTAATAGATCGAATAAAGCTGGTTAAACCTGATCAAGGTGAAATCAAACGCAACGAACGCGGCCTGTTTACAACACCAAACGACGAAGAGCCCGCTGATGCGTCGGTCACGCTGGCTACAGAATCTCTGGAAACCAGTAACGTCAACTCTGTAGAGGCCTTGGTCACGATGATCGAGCTGTCGCGACAGTACGAGACGCAAGTAAAAATGATGACTACGGCCAAAGAGAACGACGTATCGGCCGCCCAATTATTGAAGATCAGCTAA
- the flgE gene encoding flagellar hook protein FlgE: MSFEIALTGINAASTELSTISNNIANNATTGFKRSRAEFADVYAQSASSSSSSNVGQGVRVAQVRQEHTQGDMQFTDRNLDLAVEGLGMFRLNDDGSTLYTRSGNFGLDREGYIVDTSGNKLTGYGVDSNSDILPVMTDLKIDYSDLEPNRSTKIDITANLDSKADPIPTTVVTPAVPPATAATTSNTFDPSNAKTYSFSTSTLVYDSLGSSEVANIYFQKVDDTSWNAYPYVGDQTLHGTNPGATPNEPLPIELLFDQNGALSSIDGNTDGATTFTSDTYTPASGGASDQSMEFDLWTITQFDDAFGVNSINQDGFSAGRLEDFDVDTDGTIFGRFSNGQAEIMGQVTLSNFSNESGLRQVGATSWTETYASGSAATGAPNSASLGSLQSGALEGSNVDITQELVSMIGAQRSFQANAQVISTNDTLTQTVINIRR; the protein is encoded by the coding sequence ATGTCTTTCGAAATTGCACTAACCGGCATCAATGCCGCATCGACCGAACTGAGCACGATATCCAACAATATCGCCAATAATGCGACGACCGGTTTCAAACGCTCCAGAGCAGAATTTGCCGATGTCTATGCTCAAAGCGCCTCCAGTTCAAGTAGCTCTAATGTTGGTCAGGGCGTCCGAGTTGCTCAAGTCCGACAAGAACACACGCAGGGTGATATGCAGTTTACCGATCGGAACCTGGACCTGGCGGTTGAAGGCCTTGGCATGTTCCGACTCAACGATGATGGTTCGACTCTCTATACACGTTCTGGCAATTTCGGACTGGATCGAGAAGGCTATATCGTTGATACGTCGGGCAACAAGTTAACTGGCTACGGCGTCGATTCCAATAGCGACATACTACCAGTCATGACAGACCTGAAAATCGATTACTCCGATCTGGAACCCAATCGATCAACAAAAATCGATATCACCGCCAATCTTGATTCAAAAGCTGACCCGATACCAACAACTGTTGTAACACCAGCTGTTCCACCTGCTACGGCAGCTACTACGTCCAATACTTTTGATCCCAGCAATGCAAAGACCTATAGTTTCTCTACCTCGACTCTGGTTTATGACTCACTGGGTTCTTCCGAGGTAGCCAACATCTATTTTCAAAAGGTAGACGATACAAGCTGGAATGCATACCCCTATGTAGGAGACCAGACGCTTCATGGTACCAACCCTGGTGCGACTCCCAACGAGCCCCTCCCTATCGAACTTTTATTCGATCAAAATGGAGCGCTGTCGTCTATTGATGGCAATACGGACGGTGCGACCACCTTTACCTCTGACACATATACACCTGCTTCAGGTGGTGCCTCTGACCAGTCAATGGAGTTCGACTTATGGACTATCACTCAGTTTGATGATGCGTTCGGTGTCAATAGTATCAACCAGGATGGTTTTTCCGCAGGACGTCTTGAAGATTTTGACGTCGATACCGATGGCACCATTTTCGGTCGATTCTCCAACGGCCAGGCAGAAATCATGGGCCAGGTAACCCTGTCTAACTTTTCCAATGAGTCAGGCTTGCGCCAGGTTGGGGCAACCAGCTGGACAGAAACCTACGCCTCTGGATCAGCCGCAACAGGTGCTCCAAACAGTGCCAGTCTCGGTAGCTTGCAATCCGGTGCGCTCGAAGGCAGTAACGTTGATATCACGCAAGAGCTGGTATCAATGATTGGTGCTCAACGTAGCTTTCAGGCAAACGCGCAGGTTATCAGTACAAATGACACCTTGACACAGACTGTCATCAACATTCGCCGATAA
- a CDS encoding flagellar hook assembly protein FlgD, whose product MATVDAAALGEQYTLAAQSTPTYNKELGQDEFLELMTAQLKNQDPMEPMDNGEFLGQMAQFSTVSGIEKMQIALDNLSATYASGQTLQSTQLVGQEVLIESDTMELTDSGETSGAFDLDVASGNVIVNIADRSGTVVRQIDMGGVEAGRHTFSWDGMDNRGSKVPAGTYTANVSVQQGDEFTAASVLTSRIIESVEFGAGGQSTLNTKQGDVLTIADIRQIRSNNSTASDTTQ is encoded by the coding sequence ATGGCAACTGTTGACGCTGCGGCCCTGGGTGAACAATACACACTCGCCGCTCAAAGTACACCGACCTATAACAAGGAACTGGGACAGGATGAGTTTCTCGAGTTGATGACCGCCCAACTCAAGAATCAGGACCCGATGGAGCCCATGGACAATGGTGAGTTTCTAGGGCAGATGGCTCAGTTCAGTACAGTTTCAGGCATTGAGAAGATGCAGATAGCACTCGACAACCTGAGTGCAACCTACGCCTCGGGGCAGACTTTGCAATCCACACAATTGGTTGGCCAGGAAGTTCTGATCGAAAGCGACACCATGGAGCTGACAGATTCTGGTGAAACCAGCGGAGCCTTCGATCTGGATGTTGCATCCGGCAATGTCATCGTCAATATCGCGGACCGAAGCGGCACGGTGGTTCGGCAGATAGATATGGGAGGGGTCGAGGCTGGCCGTCATACATTTTCATGGGATGGCATGGACAACCGTGGTTCGAAGGTGCCGGCTGGCACCTATACCGCAAATGTAAGTGTTCAACAAGGAGACGAGTTCACGGCGGCTTCCGTCCTGACCTCTCGAATAATCGAATCAGTGGAGTTCGGCGCAGGCGGACAATCAACATTGAATACAAAACAAGGAGATGTACTCACGATAGCTGACATAAGACAGATTCGTTCTAATAACTCCACCGCTAGTGATACGACCCAATAA
- the flgC gene encoding flagellar basal body rod protein FlgC, giving the protein MGQSIFDIAGSAMRAQSLRLNTTASNLANASSVSGTAEEAYRARHPVFAAVLDNEIGGVQTRGIVESSREPEMRYEPGHPLANDEGYIYGSNVDNVEEMANMMSASRSYQSNVEMISTVRQLMLQTLKMGDS; this is encoded by the coding sequence ATGGGTCAAAGCATATTTGACATTGCAGGCAGTGCCATGCGCGCACAAAGCCTTCGACTTAATACAACTGCGAGCAACCTGGCAAATGCCAGCTCCGTGTCAGGCACCGCCGAAGAGGCATATCGTGCACGACACCCTGTATTTGCAGCTGTGCTCGACAATGAAATTGGTGGCGTCCAGACTCGCGGAATCGTTGAGTCAAGCCGCGAACCGGAAATGCGCTATGAACCCGGACACCCCCTGGCTAATGACGAAGGCTATATATACGGATCCAACGTTGATAACGTCGAAGAAATGGCCAATATGATGTCCGCCTCACGTAGTTATCAAAGCAACGTTGAAATGATATCCACCGTACGTCAACTCATGTTGCAAACACTGAAAATGGGAGATTCCTGA
- the flgB gene encoding flagellar basal body rod protein FlgB yields the protein MIDDYLATHANSIKLRAQRTTVLASNIANADTPNYKARDMAFAEVLRDAGGASKFPAKKISLSTSNGSSAGMRITNNRHIAGYQSAGASAPLMYRQPDEASLDGNTVDKDMEQARFAENSVRYQASLEFIKSRVSGLIRALRSE from the coding sequence ATGATTGATGATTATCTGGCGACTCACGCCAATTCGATAAAACTGCGTGCTCAACGTACCACTGTTCTTGCCAGCAACATAGCCAATGCCGACACGCCAAACTACAAGGCGCGGGACATGGCCTTTGCGGAAGTTTTACGTGATGCCGGTGGAGCTTCGAAATTTCCAGCCAAGAAAATTTCACTTTCCACAAGCAATGGTAGTTCTGCTGGCATGCGTATTACCAACAACCGACATATCGCAGGCTATCAATCCGCTGGGGCCTCAGCCCCCCTGATGTACCGCCAGCCAGATGAAGCATCGCTCGATGGCAATACTGTTGACAAGGACATGGAGCAGGCAAGATTCGCCGAAAACAGCGTTCGCTACCAGGCCAGTCTCGAGTTTATAAAAAGTCGAGTCAGCGGTTTGATTCGTGCACTAAGGAGTGAATGA
- the flgA gene encoding flagellar basal body P-ring formation chaperone FlgA has protein sequence MNILIKWKRAKFCLILCLLLIPVFPVTAETGDRQSLDAIAHAVREFVTAEQTSTDGVQVEVKALDNRLRLAQCDAPLDTYWSPGSRSIGRVTVQVECASPKPWRVHVQSTVTQEGYVWVLSRGVQRGDLLDPDLLVKQIVKLGASNAALNSLGTPILDVKPWLGYAFSQRVGAGKMLNERMLKPANLIKKGDAVLIRIESAGLKLQTKGVALKDAAAGKFVQVRNIASGRVVDAVALRKGVVVVLN, from the coding sequence ATGAACATACTCATTAAGTGGAAGCGCGCAAAATTCTGTCTGATTCTGTGCTTGTTGTTGATACCTGTATTTCCAGTCACCGCCGAGACAGGGGACAGGCAGTCGCTGGACGCTATCGCTCATGCCGTTCGCGAGTTCGTGACAGCAGAGCAAACGTCAACAGATGGAGTTCAGGTTGAAGTCAAAGCTCTGGACAATCGATTACGCCTGGCGCAATGCGATGCGCCACTGGATACCTACTGGTCTCCGGGAAGTCGCAGCATTGGCAGAGTGACTGTGCAAGTTGAATGTGCCAGTCCGAAACCCTGGCGTGTACATGTGCAGTCAACGGTGACGCAGGAAGGCTATGTCTGGGTTCTGTCGCGTGGCGTGCAGCGCGGAGATTTGCTGGATCCCGACTTGCTGGTCAAGCAGATCGTAAAGCTGGGTGCCAGCAATGCAGCGCTTAACTCGCTGGGAACGCCAATACTCGATGTAAAGCCTTGGCTGGGATACGCGTTTTCCCAGCGAGTGGGGGCAGGAAAAATGCTCAACGAACGCATGCTCAAGCCCGCAAACCTTATCAAGAAGGGAGATGCTGTACTGATTCGTATTGAGTCTGCAGGTTTGAAGTTGCAGACCAAAGGGGTGGCGCTGAAAGATGCCGCTGCTGGCAAGTTCGTACAAGTACGAAACATTGCTTCAGGAAGGGTGGTTGATGCTGTGGCCTTGCGCAAAGGCGTGGTTGTGGTCCTGAATTAG